Proteins encoded within one genomic window of Pseudalkalibacillus sp. SCS-8:
- a CDS encoding penicillin-binding protein — MSLFDNECGCNKKKRASKCDGCICDQLRKLRPGTKVDAIVSGETEDTDNLIFSCLDEETCCATFIQDYGNRDVVILDCRQIQGIRIHD, encoded by the coding sequence ATGAGTTTATTTGACAATGAGTGCGGCTGTAATAAGAAAAAGAGAGCTTCCAAGTGTGATGGATGTATTTGTGATCAGCTTCGAAAACTTCGTCCAGGTACGAAAGTTGACGCAATCGTCAGTGGCGAAACGGAAGATACGGATAACCTGATCTTCTCATGTCTCGATGAAGAAACTTGCTGTGCTACTTTTATTCAAGATTATGGGAACAGAGATGTTGTTATCCTTGACTGTCGCCAGATCCAAGGTATTCGTATTCACGACTAA
- the fabI gene encoding enoyl-ACP reductase FabI has protein sequence MGLSLENRTYVIMGVANKRSIAWGIARSLSEAGARLVFTYAGDRFEKNVRDLAESLDRNDSLVIPCDVTDDEQIKDAFTRIKEEVGVIHGVAHCIAFAKVEELKGEYLNTTREGFLLAHNISSYSLTAVAKEARELMTEGGSIVTMTYLGGERVVNNYNVMGVAKASLDASVKYLANDLGKDGIRVNAISAGPIRTLAAKGVGDFNSILKDIEERAPLRRTTTTEEVGDTALFLMSDLSRGLTGEILHIDSGFHLLGR, from the coding sequence ATGGGTCTTTCATTAGAAAACCGTACATATGTCATCATGGGAGTGGCGAATAAAAGAAGTATCGCTTGGGGTATCGCACGTTCGTTGAGCGAAGCTGGTGCTCGTTTGGTCTTTACGTATGCAGGAGATCGTTTTGAAAAGAACGTTAGGGATCTTGCTGAATCATTAGATCGAAATGATTCTCTTGTTATTCCGTGTGATGTCACAGATGATGAACAAATCAAGGATGCGTTCACACGTATTAAGGAAGAAGTGGGTGTCATCCATGGTGTCGCGCACTGTATCGCGTTTGCGAAAGTGGAAGAACTGAAAGGCGAGTATCTCAATACGACTCGTGAAGGTTTCCTGTTGGCACATAACATCAGCTCTTATTCCTTGACGGCAGTTGCAAAGGAAGCGCGGGAACTCATGACAGAAGGTGGCAGTATCGTAACGATGACTTACCTTGGAGGAGAGCGCGTCGTCAACAATTACAATGTGATGGGTGTTGCGAAAGCCTCGCTTGATGCGAGTGTGAAGTATCTCGCAAATGATCTCGGGAAGGACGGAATCCGTGTAAATGCGATTTCAGCTGGACCGATCCGTACACTCGCAGCCAAAGGTGTTGGTGATTTCAACAGCATTTTGAAAGATATTGAAGAACGAGCACCATTACGCCGTACGACTACAACCGAAGAAGTCGGGGATACCGCGTTATTCCTGATGAGCGACCTGTCAAGAGGTTTGACAGGAGAAATCCTCCATATTGACAGTGGATTCCATCTTCTTGGGAGATAA
- a CDS encoding monovalent cation:proton antiporter family protein produces the protein MEETHSFMSLFIVVLVAFLTPIVLNKFKIQILPVIVAEIMAGLIIGKTGFDIVETDSLLKTLSTLGFIYLLFLSGLEIDFSIFSSKTKKSNKKDPSGIALPFIIFGLMMGLSYGVSWLFVWAGFIDSAFLMSLIIATISLGIVVPTLKDAGVIKSELGQTILLITVIADLATMILLGVFVSVYSPEGKNTWLLLLLFAAGLALYFIGKYFRKRSTFESLTKGTIQIDTRAVFTLIIVLVALSQKVGAESILGAFLAGALVSLLSPNPSMVQKLDSFGYGFLIPIFFVMIGVRLDLWELLSDMQVLMLMPFLLLAFMVTKVVPVLWLKKWYKVNTVLSIGILLSSKLTLVIAAAEIGERMNIVDSRMSSAIILVGVISSIVGPIFFKKVFPKTSKGEKKTMAILGANSITLPLSKKLYEDYQVSLYHLNSNKLDQHYSEDHSSIYDVHLIEAFEVEELKQKGVFETDLLLVSTHDDDVNANIAIKAKEHDIERIIVRIEDHDKAERLRNENIEVYSKFASTIMLLEAMIKSPSIMKLFTNQDNMLSEVVVNNGVHAGKPIKRLEFLGDTIIARIFRDNESIVPHGDTVLKVGDRLVVTGSKDCVERLKTHINAS, from the coding sequence ATGGAAGAGACACATTCATTCATGTCGCTATTCATTGTCGTACTTGTCGCATTCCTCACACCGATTGTATTGAATAAATTCAAGATACAAATCCTTCCGGTAATCGTGGCCGAAATCATGGCAGGACTCATCATTGGAAAAACTGGGTTTGATATTGTAGAAACCGACTCTTTGTTAAAGACGTTATCAACACTTGGTTTCATTTATTTGTTGTTCTTGAGTGGGTTGGAAATTGATTTTTCCATCTTTTCTTCAAAAACGAAAAAGTCGAACAAAAAAGATCCGAGTGGTATCGCACTCCCATTTATCATTTTCGGACTTATGATGGGTCTTTCATATGGCGTTTCCTGGTTGTTTGTATGGGCAGGATTCATTGATAGTGCTTTCCTGATGTCGTTGATTATAGCGACGATATCATTAGGAATCGTCGTTCCGACGTTGAAGGATGCAGGAGTCATCAAGTCTGAGCTTGGTCAAACGATCCTCCTCATTACGGTCATTGCTGATTTGGCTACGATGATTCTTCTTGGGGTGTTCGTTTCGGTCTATTCGCCAGAGGGGAAAAATACCTGGTTATTGTTGCTGCTCTTTGCGGCAGGATTGGCTCTTTATTTTATCGGAAAATATTTCAGGAAACGTTCTACATTTGAAAGCCTGACAAAAGGTACGATTCAAATTGATACGAGGGCCGTTTTCACCTTGATCATCGTACTTGTAGCGCTCTCTCAAAAAGTGGGGGCTGAAAGTATTCTCGGAGCATTTTTGGCTGGTGCACTCGTATCTTTATTGTCACCGAACCCATCAATGGTACAAAAGCTCGATTCCTTCGGTTACGGCTTCTTGATTCCGATCTTCTTTGTCATGATCGGTGTAAGGCTTGATTTATGGGAGTTGTTATCAGACATGCAAGTATTGATGTTAATGCCATTCTTACTGCTTGCATTCATGGTGACGAAGGTTGTTCCGGTTCTATGGTTGAAAAAATGGTATAAGGTGAATACGGTGTTGAGTATCGGTATCCTATTGTCTTCAAAATTGACGTTGGTCATTGCTGCTGCTGAAATTGGCGAACGGATGAATATAGTAGATTCGAGAATGTCTTCCGCAATCATCCTGGTTGGAGTAATCAGCAGTATAGTCGGACCGATTTTCTTCAAAAAGGTATTTCCTAAAACGAGTAAGGGAGAAAAGAAGACGATGGCGATTCTCGGTGCAAACAGTATTACATTGCCATTATCTAAAAAGCTGTATGAAGATTATCAAGTATCGCTCTATCATTTGAACTCGAACAAGCTGGATCAGCATTATTCAGAAGATCATTCATCTATTTATGATGTTCATCTAATAGAAGCTTTCGAGGTAGAGGAGCTTAAGCAAAAAGGAGTTTTCGAGACGGATCTGCTGCTCGTTTCCACCCATGATGATGATGTAAATGCTAACATCGCTATAAAGGCCAAGGAGCATGATATCGAAAGGATTATTGTCCGCATTGAAGATCATGATAAAGCAGAGCGTTTGAGAAATGAGAACATAGAAGTGTATTCTAAATTCGCTTCAACCATCATGCTGTTGGAGGCAATGATCAAATCTCCAAGCATCATGAAGTTATTCACCAATCAGGATAATATGTTATCTGAAGTTGTTGTGAACAATGGCGTCCATGCCGGAAAACCGATTAAACGCCTTGAATTTTTAGGGGATACCATCATTGCCCGTATCTTCAGAGACAATGAGTCGATCGTGCCGCATGGTGATACGGTTCTGAAAGTCGGCGATCGATTGGTTGTCACTGGTAGCAAAGATTGTGTGGAAAGGTTGAAAACGCATATCAATGCATCATGA
- a CDS encoding ThiF family adenylyltransferase, translated as MKPLFKVIYTPIIEQEDKIQIGLEDGSLEIEDADGTIRKILHSLDGTKSITDIAAEHQVSEQEVMDMIEELDEHKLIEDADGTRIATLSDHDQERYRANINYYSNFADLQTNKYVFQERLKDSTVLVLGLGGSSMLTASLAGLGVGKIIGLDYDTVELSNLNRQFLYSEDEIGTLKTVAAGERLKKINKDIEIEVHNLKVVNASCIDELVKQADIIVNGIDQPTILSTRWVNFACVKNRKPFLQGGLGNKTILWQKFISDEGGCYDCSLIDSLRKSSEFEHQLKSVYGVSFEKRNTAYPPNVAILTGLLTNEIAKHLGGFADRTPHSSTYELDTITYQMTSITNWEKHDDCPTCGSRTPEAGEPVDLETLLTISKKEREVV; from the coding sequence TTGAAACCGTTATTTAAAGTGATTTATACCCCAATCATTGAACAAGAAGATAAAATTCAAATCGGTTTAGAGGACGGCAGCCTTGAGATTGAAGATGCAGACGGAACCATCAGAAAAATTCTACATTCCCTCGATGGTACAAAATCCATTACTGATATTGCTGCTGAACACCAAGTTTCCGAACAGGAAGTCATGGATATGATCGAAGAATTGGATGAACATAAACTAATAGAAGATGCCGATGGGACGAGAATCGCTACCTTGAGTGATCATGACCAGGAACGGTATCGAGCGAACATCAATTACTATTCCAATTTTGCTGATCTCCAAACAAATAAATACGTATTTCAGGAAAGATTGAAGGATTCGACCGTGCTCGTTTTGGGTCTCGGCGGAAGCAGTATGCTGACTGCAAGCCTTGCTGGATTAGGTGTCGGCAAGATCATCGGGCTGGACTACGATACGGTAGAACTAAGCAACTTGAACAGACAGTTCCTTTATTCAGAAGATGAAATCGGAACGCTGAAAACAGTAGCAGCCGGAGAACGTCTAAAAAAAATCAATAAGGACATAGAAATTGAAGTACATAACTTAAAAGTGGTAAACGCGAGCTGCATTGATGAACTGGTCAAACAAGCAGATATCATCGTGAATGGAATCGATCAACCTACTATCCTCTCAACGAGATGGGTCAATTTTGCATGCGTGAAGAATCGTAAGCCTTTCCTCCAAGGTGGATTAGGAAACAAAACAATCCTTTGGCAGAAGTTTATCTCTGATGAAGGTGGCTGTTACGACTGTAGTTTGATTGATTCACTTCGAAAAAGCAGCGAATTCGAGCACCAGTTGAAGTCTGTCTATGGGGTTTCTTTTGAGAAGCGGAATACAGCTTATCCACCTAATGTCGCAATTTTGACCGGTCTATTAACAAATGAGATCGCAAAGCATCTGGGAGGATTCGCGGATCGTACTCCCCACTCCTCAACTTATGAATTGGATACGATCACCTATCAGATGACATCCATTACCAATTGGGAAAAACACGATGATTGTCCAACCTGTGGGAGCAGGACTCCTGAAGCAGGAGAGCCAGTAGATTTAGAAACGTTATTGACCATATCAAAAAAGGAAAGAGAAGTCGTTTAA
- a CDS encoding glycosyltransferase family protein, translating into MKKLTILFITKPMQHHIERSTYYLGKELEKFSNLTYHHVDGNLPDIIRQMSIKPDFILFNDLKPDYCPWMRNVDQVKIPKGTLVHDLHYRIPRRKRMYQKDQIPHLFVQYREAFCKWFPEFVDQMIWLPHHVPAEIYRDYSFEKDIDILMMGSLIPHLYPLRLRMFQKLKLHPGFKYFDHPGYKGIPADNRYVTGPRYAQTMNRAKIFLTCDSIYKFPVLKYYEALACRTLLLASGSAELKDLGFIDKETYVEVNETDFYEKIMFYLKNESERNRIALNGMKLVQQKHTTQIRAKELLAHIQQIVKR; encoded by the coding sequence ATGAAAAAGCTAACAATATTGTTCATTACAAAGCCGATGCAGCATCATATTGAACGTAGTACGTATTATCTTGGTAAAGAGCTCGAAAAATTTAGTAATTTGACATATCACCATGTGGATGGAAATCTACCAGATATCATTCGTCAAATGTCTATTAAACCCGATTTCATCCTATTCAATGATTTGAAACCGGATTACTGTCCATGGATGCGAAATGTCGATCAGGTCAAGATTCCAAAAGGGACCCTTGTTCATGACCTTCATTACCGTATTCCTAGAAGGAAGAGGATGTATCAGAAGGATCAGATTCCTCACCTTTTCGTTCAGTATCGTGAAGCGTTCTGCAAATGGTTTCCTGAATTTGTCGATCAAATGATTTGGCTTCCTCATCATGTACCTGCGGAAATCTACCGGGATTACTCATTCGAGAAAGACATTGACATCTTGATGATGGGAAGTCTCATTCCACATCTATATCCGCTTCGATTACGAATGTTCCAGAAGCTAAAGCTGCATCCAGGGTTCAAATATTTTGATCATCCTGGCTATAAAGGAATTCCAGCAGACAACAGATATGTCACCGGACCAAGATATGCGCAAACGATGAATCGAGCGAAAATCTTTTTAACCTGTGATTCAATTTATAAATTTCCAGTCCTGAAATATTATGAAGCACTAGCTTGTAGGACATTGTTGCTTGCCTCAGGTTCAGCTGAACTGAAGGACCTTGGGTTCATAGACAAAGAGACATATGTTGAAGTGAATGAAACGGATTTCTACGAGAAAATAATGTTTTATTTAAAAAACGAGAGTGAACGTAATCGTATTGCATTAAACGGGATGAAACTTGTCCAACAGAAGCATACGACTCAAATAAGAGCAAAAGAGTTGCTCGCACATATCCAACAAATTGTGAAACGATAA
- a CDS encoding sulfotransferase domain-containing protein: MDTSNQNGLPPFFMNSIPKSGTHLLKQILMGIPGMQHHPDKGIFGHFHTQPPKQLNWIRTLDHNEFANGHLYYSPEWEAFFNELNMKQIFIFRDPRDVIVSYAYFIPKLEIHPLYPTFNQPGFTHRDRLKFLIEGGDPITSTKYEQPDVNKWFTSFSDWMDRKNIFTVRFEDLTTSNVKKYQVLHKMVKFLWDDQPVPYTRPVMVGKMALNIKPESSPTFRKGKSGGWREEFDEELKQLFKEKAGQLLIDLGYEKDLDW, translated from the coding sequence TTGGACACATCAAACCAGAACGGTCTGCCGCCCTTTTTCATGAATTCCATTCCGAAGAGCGGTACACACTTACTCAAGCAGATCCTTATGGGCATTCCGGGAATGCAGCACCATCCGGATAAAGGGATATTTGGACACTTTCACACACAACCCCCTAAGCAATTGAATTGGATCAGAACCCTTGATCACAATGAATTTGCAAATGGGCATCTCTATTATTCTCCCGAGTGGGAAGCGTTCTTCAACGAATTGAATATGAAGCAGATCTTTATCTTCAGGGATCCACGTGATGTCATCGTATCCTATGCCTATTTCATACCAAAACTCGAGATCCATCCCTTATATCCAACTTTTAATCAGCCAGGCTTTACCCATCGAGACAGACTAAAGTTCCTTATTGAAGGAGGAGATCCCATCACTTCAACGAAATATGAACAGCCCGATGTGAATAAATGGTTTACGAGCTTCTCAGATTGGATGGACCGGAAAAACATTTTTACAGTGCGGTTTGAAGATCTGACAACATCGAATGTGAAGAAGTATCAGGTTCTCCACAAGATGGTGAAATTCTTATGGGACGATCAACCTGTTCCGTATACACGTCCTGTGATGGTCGGTAAAATGGCCCTGAACATCAAGCCAGAGTCATCGCCAACGTTCCGTAAAGGAAAAAGTGGCGGCTGGCGTGAGGAATTCGATGAAGAACTGAAGCAGCTTTTCAAAGAAAAGGCAGGTCAACTGCTCATCGATCTCGGCTATGAAAAGGATTTAGATTGGTGA
- a CDS encoding glycosyltransferase has product MGITKPKVSIIIPFYNCPYVDRAIESALAQTYSNCEIIVVDDGSTMHIDRVKPYTNKINYIRKENGGTATALNRGIEAASGDYFTWLSSDDLYHPEKVEKQLEFMQNLNAEICYGNYYLMNEQDVIDGKPVGVGVKSKWHFLRAMRSGCIINGCTVMARIDLLKRAGLFDETLPFTHDYDLWLRLSSYSTFHYLPEPLVYYRIHGNMGSKKNKAAINIEIHTVKRKHRDMISRLINMNAPQRQSRFFHR; this is encoded by the coding sequence ATGGGGATTACAAAGCCGAAAGTATCAATTATTATACCGTTTTATAATTGTCCATACGTTGACAGAGCGATTGAAAGTGCCCTGGCTCAAACGTATTCCAATTGTGAAATCATTGTCGTGGATGATGGTTCGACGATGCACATCGACCGAGTCAAACCATATACGAACAAAATCAACTATATTCGAAAAGAAAATGGCGGCACCGCGACCGCATTGAATAGGGGAATTGAAGCAGCATCAGGTGATTACTTCACATGGCTTAGCTCGGATGATCTGTATCACCCTGAAAAAGTCGAAAAGCAGCTTGAATTCATGCAGAATTTGAACGCAGAAATCTGCTACGGCAATTATTATTTGATGAATGAACAAGATGTAATAGATGGAAAACCTGTTGGGGTAGGGGTCAAGTCCAAATGGCATTTCCTTAGGGCGATGAGGTCCGGTTGTATCATCAACGGATGCACCGTAATGGCTCGGATCGACCTGCTGAAGCGTGCAGGTCTATTTGATGAAACTCTCCCTTTTACCCATGATTATGACTTATGGTTGAGGCTATCGTCATATTCTACTTTCCACTACCTACCAGAACCCCTTGTATATTACCGTATTCATGGGAATATGGGATCGAAGAAAAATAAAGCAGCCATAAATATCGAAATCCATACAGTTAAACGGAAGCATCGAGATATGATCAGCCGGTTAATCAACATGAATGCACCACAAAGGCAATCAAGATTCTTCCACAGGTGA